In a single window of the Amycolatopsis sp. cg5 genome:
- a CDS encoding FMN-dependent NADH-azoreductase produces the protein MTHLLHLDSSARRASFSRELGQRFVKGWTGGYTYRDLAKDPVPPIGEVWTEICDRLLTEGITDPARYAEAVSTPEQREAWRIVRPLLDEFLAADVVLFGAPMYNFSIPAALKAWIDQVTFPKMSLRGKAFVVAGARGGSYLPGTPRAPFDHHERYLRDFFAGHYDVEDVTFVNAELTNALVDPKLADREAARQASYEAARDFADEWAR, from the coding sequence ATGACCCACCTGCTGCACCTCGACTCCAGCGCGCGACGGGCCTCGTTCTCGCGTGAGCTCGGCCAGCGGTTCGTCAAGGGCTGGACCGGTGGCTATACCTACCGTGACCTGGCGAAAGACCCGGTTCCGCCGATCGGTGAGGTGTGGACCGAGATCTGCGATCGGCTGCTGACCGAGGGCATCACGGACCCCGCTCGCTATGCCGAGGCCGTGAGCACGCCGGAGCAGCGGGAGGCTTGGCGGATCGTGCGGCCGCTGCTGGACGAGTTCCTGGCCGCGGATGTCGTGCTGTTCGGCGCGCCGATGTACAACTTCTCGATCCCGGCGGCGCTGAAGGCGTGGATCGACCAGGTGACGTTCCCGAAGATGTCCTTGCGGGGCAAGGCTTTCGTGGTCGCCGGCGCCCGTGGTGGCTCGTACCTGCCCGGGACGCCGCGAGCGCCGTTCGACCACCACGAGCGGTATCTGCGTGACTTCTTCGCCGGGCATTACGACGTCGAGGACGTCACGTTCGTCAATGCCGAGCTGACCAACGCGCTCGTCGATCCGAAGCTGGCCGACCGCGAAGCCGCACGCCAGGCCTCTTACGAAGCGGCGCGCGACTTCGCCGACGAGTGGGCGCGGTAA
- a CDS encoding TetR/AcrR family transcriptional regulator, producing MPSTERADAAKNRAKVLAAAALLFAERDPAEVTMDDIAKAAGVGRGTLYRRYPDRASIAVALLDEHERVLQEKLMSGEPPLGPGAPPAERLSAFYAEMIELLRTHGHLVLGSEVGQSRFATGAYGFWRAHVRALLVAAGKPDPDALTDILLGPLAPEVFRFQTEQLGISPERILASLRDLASSLT from the coding sequence ATGCCGTCAACGGAACGGGCCGACGCGGCCAAGAACCGGGCCAAGGTCCTCGCCGCGGCCGCACTCCTCTTTGCCGAGCGCGACCCGGCCGAAGTGACCATGGACGACATCGCGAAGGCGGCGGGCGTCGGCCGCGGCACGCTCTACCGGCGCTACCCCGACCGCGCCTCCATCGCCGTCGCCCTCCTCGACGAGCACGAGCGCGTCCTGCAGGAGAAGCTGATGTCCGGCGAACCCCCGCTCGGCCCCGGCGCGCCTCCGGCGGAACGCTTGTCCGCCTTCTACGCGGAAATGATCGAGCTGCTACGCACGCACGGCCACCTCGTGCTCGGCAGCGAGGTCGGCCAGTCCCGTTTCGCCACCGGCGCCTACGGATTCTGGCGAGCCCACGTGCGCGCCCTACTCGTTGCAGCGGGCAAACCGGACCCGGACGCACTGACCGACATCCTGCTCGGCCCACTCGCCCCCGAGGTGTTCCGCTTCCAGACCGAGCAACTCGGCATCAGCCCGGAGCGGATCTTGGCGTCGCTGAGAGATTTGGCGTCTTCGCTGACATAG
- a CDS encoding prolyl oligopeptidase family protein, producing MNEEDPYLWLEDVGGDQALDWVREHNAATTAKLTGGARFAAMRDEIREALDADDRIPYVRRRGEFLYNFWQDATHPRGLWRRTTLEEYRKDKPAWELLLDVDALGEAEGENWVWQGATVLRPDYRLALIELSRGGADATVVREFDLGARAFVEGGFELPEAKSSVGWIDEDSVYVGTDFGEGSLTSSGYPRITKVWRRGTPLAEAETVFEGKPDDVSVTGYHDPTEGYQRDFVHRSITFYRAERYLRTPEGTLERIDVPEDAKTSIYRQWLLVRTRSPWSVGGADHPAGALLGIEFEAFRAGDRNFTVLFEPDAHTSLEYHAWTRNHLLLATLSDVKTELRVLTPGDGGWASEPLAGAPTFSTAEILDTDPDASDEYLLNISGFLTPATLSYGRVGEEIEVLKQSPARFDAEGMSVEQHFATSADGTKIPYFVVRPRGSENGPTLLTGYGGFEAAMLPGYSGVTGRGWLARGGTYVSANIRGGGEYGPDWHTQVIKANRYKVYEDFAAVAADLVTRGITTADRLGIQGGSNGGLLMGVMLTRYPELFGAIVSQVPLLDMKRYHKLLAGASWMAEYGDPDEEAEWEYISKYSPYQNVHSGQEYPPTLFVTSTRDDRVHPGHARKMFAKMTEQGYDVWYYENIEGGHGGAADNEQLAFKWALVFEFLWEQLTK from the coding sequence ATGAACGAAGAGGACCCGTACCTGTGGTTGGAAGACGTGGGCGGCGACCAGGCGCTGGACTGGGTGCGCGAGCACAACGCGGCAACGACGGCGAAGCTCACGGGAGGCGCGCGTTTCGCCGCGATGCGTGACGAGATCCGCGAGGCACTCGACGCCGACGACCGCATCCCGTACGTGCGCAGGCGCGGCGAGTTCCTCTACAACTTCTGGCAGGACGCGACCCACCCTCGCGGGCTGTGGCGGCGCACCACGCTCGAGGAGTATCGCAAGGACAAGCCCGCCTGGGAGCTGCTGCTCGACGTCGACGCGCTCGGCGAGGCCGAGGGCGAGAACTGGGTCTGGCAAGGCGCGACCGTGCTGCGCCCCGACTACCGGCTCGCCCTGATCGAGCTGTCGCGCGGCGGCGCGGACGCGACCGTGGTCCGCGAGTTCGACCTCGGCGCGCGCGCGTTCGTCGAAGGCGGGTTCGAGCTGCCCGAGGCGAAGAGCAGCGTCGGCTGGATCGACGAAGACAGCGTCTACGTGGGCACCGACTTCGGCGAGGGCTCGCTGACCAGCTCCGGCTACCCGCGGATCACCAAGGTCTGGCGGCGCGGCACACCGCTGGCCGAGGCGGAGACGGTGTTCGAGGGCAAGCCGGACGACGTCTCGGTCACCGGCTACCACGACCCGACCGAGGGCTACCAGCGCGATTTCGTGCACCGCAGCATCACCTTCTACCGGGCGGAACGGTACCTGCGCACGCCGGAAGGGACGCTTGAGCGCATCGACGTCCCCGAAGACGCGAAGACGTCGATCTACCGGCAGTGGCTGCTCGTGCGCACCCGTTCGCCGTGGAGCGTCGGCGGCGCGGACCATCCCGCGGGCGCGTTGCTGGGCATCGAATTCGAGGCCTTCCGCGCGGGCGACCGGAACTTCACCGTGCTGTTCGAGCCGGACGCGCACACCTCGCTCGAATACCACGCGTGGACCCGCAATCACCTTTTGCTGGCAACGCTTTCCGACGTCAAGACCGAACTCCGGGTGCTGACGCCGGGCGACGGCGGCTGGGCTTCGGAGCCGCTCGCCGGCGCGCCGACGTTCAGCACGGCGGAGATCCTCGACACCGACCCGGACGCCAGCGACGAGTACCTGCTCAACATCAGCGGCTTCCTCACGCCGGCGACCTTGAGCTACGGCCGCGTCGGCGAGGAGATCGAGGTACTCAAGCAGTCACCGGCGCGGTTCGACGCCGAGGGCATGTCCGTCGAACAGCACTTCGCGACCTCCGCGGACGGCACGAAGATCCCGTACTTCGTGGTCCGCCCGCGCGGCAGCGAGAACGGGCCGACACTGCTGACCGGCTACGGCGGTTTCGAGGCCGCGATGCTGCCCGGGTACAGCGGGGTGACCGGCCGCGGCTGGCTCGCGCGCGGCGGCACGTACGTGTCGGCGAACATCCGCGGCGGCGGCGAATACGGGCCGGACTGGCACACCCAGGTCATCAAGGCCAACCGGTACAAGGTGTACGAGGACTTCGCGGCCGTCGCCGCCGACCTGGTCACGCGCGGCATCACCACCGCCGACCGGCTCGGCATCCAGGGCGGCAGCAACGGCGGGCTGCTGATGGGCGTCATGCTCACCCGCTATCCCGAGCTGTTCGGCGCGATCGTCAGCCAGGTCCCGCTGCTGGACATGAAGCGCTACCACAAGCTGCTGGCAGGCGCGTCGTGGATGGCGGAGTACGGCGACCCCGACGAGGAAGCCGAATGGGAGTACATCTCGAAGTACTCGCCCTACCAGAACGTCCACAGTGGACAGGAGTATCCGCCGACCCTGTTCGTCACCTCGACCCGCGACGACCGGGTGCATCCCGGCCACGCGCGCAAGATGTTCGCCAAGATGACCGAACAGGGTTACGACGTCTGGTACTACGAGAACATCGAAGGCGGCCACGGCGGCGCGGCCGACAACGAGCAACTCGCGTTCAAATGGGCACTGGTCTTCGAATTCCTGTGGGAGCAGCTCACGAAGTGA
- a CDS encoding multidrug efflux SMR transporter codes for MGWLILVAAGLVEIAWSQSIKPTENFTKPLPTLLCVVLGVAAVYLLSRAMDTVPVGTAYAVFTGIGAVGAIVLGVVVNKDPLGAGRLVALSLIVGGIVLAKVTS; via the coding sequence ATGGGGTGGCTCATCCTGGTCGCGGCCGGGCTGGTCGAAATCGCCTGGTCGCAGAGCATCAAACCGACCGAGAACTTCACCAAGCCGCTGCCGACCTTGTTATGCGTGGTGCTGGGTGTCGCCGCCGTCTATCTGCTTTCGCGCGCGATGGACACCGTGCCGGTGGGCACCGCCTACGCGGTGTTCACCGGCATCGGTGCCGTCGGCGCGATCGTGCTCGGCGTGGTGGTCAACAAGGACCCGCTGGGCGCGGGCCGCCTTGTCGCGCTGAGCCTGATCGTCGGCGGGATCGTGCTCGCGAAGGTCACTTCGTGA